One stretch of Variovorax sp. 54 DNA includes these proteins:
- the hisC gene encoding histidinol-phosphate transaminase has product MTVSDSSASTSASDTRLPLDRIRADVRAMHAYAVQDARGFLKLDAMENPYGLPPALQTELGARLGALALNRYPGDRGADLQRALAAHAGLPEGFGLMLGNGSDELISLLGIACDQPGAAVLAPVPGFVMYALSAQLQGLRFVGVPLTADFELDEAAMLAAIAREKPAIVYLAYPNNPTANLWDDAVIEKIVQAQGAQGGLVVIDEAYQPFAARSYIDRLARHRHVLLMRTLSKFGLAGIRLGYLMGPAALVAEIDKVRPPYNISVLNCEAALFALEHAAVFEAQARQIREGRDQLKAALARLPGVKTWPSDANMILLRVPDATRTFEGMKARGVLVKNVSKMHELLANCLRLTVGTADENAQMLAALEASL; this is encoded by the coding sequence ATGACCGTTTCCGATTCTTCCGCTTCCACCTCCGCTTCGGACACCCGCCTGCCGCTCGACCGCATCCGCGCCGACGTGCGCGCCATGCACGCCTACGCGGTGCAGGACGCGCGCGGCTTCCTCAAGCTCGACGCGATGGAGAACCCCTACGGCCTGCCGCCCGCGCTGCAGACCGAACTGGGCGCACGCCTGGGCGCGCTGGCGCTCAACCGCTACCCCGGCGACCGCGGCGCCGACCTGCAGCGCGCGCTGGCCGCCCACGCGGGCCTGCCCGAAGGCTTCGGGCTGATGCTGGGCAACGGCTCGGACGAACTCATCTCGTTGCTCGGCATCGCCTGCGACCAGCCCGGCGCCGCCGTGCTCGCGCCCGTGCCCGGCTTCGTCATGTACGCCCTAAGCGCCCAGCTGCAGGGCCTGCGCTTCGTCGGCGTGCCGCTCACGGCCGACTTCGAGCTCGACGAGGCCGCCATGCTGGCCGCCATCGCGCGCGAGAAGCCCGCCATCGTCTACCTCGCCTACCCGAACAACCCCACTGCCAACCTCTGGGACGACGCCGTCATCGAGAAGATCGTGCAGGCCCAGGGCGCGCAGGGCGGCCTGGTGGTGATCGACGAGGCCTACCAGCCCTTCGCCGCCCGCAGCTACATCGACCGGCTCGCCCGGCACCGCCACGTGCTGCTGATGCGCACCCTCAGCAAGTTCGGCCTGGCCGGCATCCGCCTGGGCTACCTCATGGGCCCCGCCGCGCTGGTCGCTGAGATCGACAAGGTGCGCCCGCCCTACAACATCAGCGTGCTCAACTGCGAAGCCGCGCTGTTCGCGCTGGAGCACGCCGCGGTGTTCGAGGCGCAGGCGCGCCAGATCCGCGAGGGGCGCGACCAGCTGAAGGCCGCGCTGGCTCGGCTGCCGGGCGTGAAGACCTGGCCCAGCGACGCCAACATGATCCTGTTGCGCGTGCCCGATGCCACCCGTACCTTCGAGGGCATGAAGGCCCGCGGGGTGCTGGTGAAGAACGTTTCTAAAATGCATGAACTGCTCGCCAACTGCCTGCGCCTCACCGTCGGAACGGCCGACGAGAACGCGCAGATGCTGGCGGCGCTCGAAGCCTCACTATGA
- the hisB gene encoding imidazoleglycerol-phosphate dehydratase HisB, which yields MTTPTTPGSTDRIATVTRNTAETKITVSVNLDGTGKAKLSTGIGFFDHMLDQIARHGLIDLDIDCEGDLHIDGHHTVEDVGITLGQAVAQAIGDKKGIRRYGHAYVPLDEALSRVVIDFSGRPGLVMHVPFTSGMIGTFDSQLTYEFFQGFVNHAFVSLHIDNLKGVNAHHQCETVFKAFARAMRGALELDPRSIGVIPSTKGSL from the coding sequence ATGACCACCCCCACGACCCCGGGCAGCACCGATCGCATCGCGACGGTCACCCGCAACACCGCCGAGACGAAGATCACGGTCAGCGTCAACCTCGACGGCACCGGCAAGGCCAAGCTCTCCACGGGCATCGGCTTTTTCGATCACATGCTCGACCAGATCGCCCGCCACGGGCTGATCGACCTGGACATCGACTGCGAGGGCGACCTGCACATCGACGGCCACCACACGGTGGAAGACGTGGGCATCACGCTCGGCCAGGCCGTGGCCCAGGCCATCGGCGACAAGAAGGGCATTCGCCGCTACGGCCATGCCTACGTGCCGCTCGACGAAGCGCTGAGCCGCGTCGTCATCGACTTCTCGGGCCGCCCGGGCCTCGTGATGCACGTGCCCTTCACCAGCGGCATGATCGGCACCTTCGACAGCCAGCTCACCTACGAGTTCTTCCAGGGCTTCGTGAACCACGCTTTCGTCTCGCTGCACATCGACAACCTGAAGGGCGTGAACGCGCACCACCAGTGCGAAACCGTGTTCAAGGCCTTCGCCCGTGCCATGCGCGGCGCGCTGGAGCTCGATCCGCGCTCCATCGGCGTCATTCCCTCGACCAAGGGTTCGCTCTGA
- the hisH gene encoding imidazole glycerol phosphate synthase subunit HisH, whose translation MKSVAKNSVAVVDYGMGNLHSVSQAVRHAADQVGVEVFVTSDPDVVRKATRVVLPGQGAMPDCMRELRDSGLQASVLEAAASKPLFGVCVGMQMLLSRSDEGPTDGLGLIPGEVIKFDLAGRLQPDGSRFKVPQMGWNQVRQAQPHAVWAGIPDQSYFYFVHSFYARPADARHSVGEADYGACFTAAIARDNIFATQFHPEKSADHGLQLYRNFLHWTP comes from the coding sequence ATGAAATCTGTAGCAAAAAATTCCGTCGCGGTTGTCGACTACGGCATGGGCAACCTGCACTCCGTGTCGCAGGCCGTGCGCCATGCGGCCGACCAGGTGGGCGTGGAGGTGTTCGTCACCTCCGACCCCGACGTGGTCCGCAAGGCCACCCGCGTGGTGCTGCCGGGGCAGGGCGCCATGCCCGACTGCATGCGCGAGCTGCGCGATTCGGGCCTGCAGGCGTCGGTGCTCGAAGCCGCGGCCAGCAAGCCGCTCTTCGGCGTGTGCGTGGGCATGCAGATGCTGCTGTCGCGCAGCGACGAGGGCCCGACCGACGGCCTGGGGCTCATTCCCGGCGAGGTCATCAAGTTCGACCTGGCCGGTCGCCTGCAGCCCGACGGCAGCCGCTTCAAGGTGCCGCAGATGGGCTGGAACCAGGTGCGCCAGGCCCAGCCGCACGCGGTGTGGGCGGGCATTCCCGACCAGAGCTACTTCTATTTCGTGCACAGCTTCTACGCGCGCCCGGCGGATGCCCGGCACAGCGTGGGCGAGGCGGATTACGGGGCATGCTTTACCGCAGCCATCGCACGCGATAACATTTTTGCCACCCAGTTCCACCCGGAGAAGAGTGCGGACCACGGGCTGCAGCTGTATCGCAACTTCCTCCACTGGACTCCCTGA
- the hisA gene encoding 1-(5-phosphoribosyl)-5-[(5-phosphoribosylamino)methylideneamino]imidazole-4-carboxamide isomerase codes for MLLIPAIDLKDGHCVRLKQGDMDQSTVFSEDPAAMARKWVQAGARRLHLVDLNGAFAGKPQNHAAIKAILKEVGDDIPVQLGGGIRDLDTIERYIDDGLRYVIIGTAAVKNPGFLKDACVAFGGHIIVGLDAKDGKVATDGWSKLTGHEVADLGKKFEDYGVESIIYTDIGRDGMLSGINIDATVKLAQALTIPVIASGGLSNMADIDQLCAVQSEGVEGVICGRAIYSGDLDFAAAQARADALAGA; via the coding sequence ATGCTCCTCATTCCCGCCATTGATCTCAAAGACGGCCACTGTGTTCGCCTCAAGCAGGGCGACATGGACCAGTCCACCGTCTTCAGCGAAGACCCCGCCGCCATGGCCCGCAAATGGGTCCAGGCCGGCGCGCGCCGGCTGCACCTGGTCGACCTGAATGGCGCCTTCGCCGGCAAGCCACAGAACCACGCGGCCATCAAGGCGATCCTGAAGGAAGTCGGCGACGACATCCCCGTGCAGCTCGGCGGCGGCATCCGCGACCTCGACACCATCGAGCGCTACATCGACGACGGCCTGCGCTACGTGATCATCGGCACCGCCGCGGTCAAGAATCCGGGCTTCCTGAAGGACGCCTGCGTGGCCTTCGGCGGCCACATCATCGTGGGGCTCGATGCCAAGGACGGCAAGGTCGCCACCGACGGCTGGAGCAAGCTCACGGGCCACGAGGTGGCCGACCTGGGCAAGAAGTTCGAGGACTACGGCGTCGAATCGATCATCTACACCGACATCGGCCGCGACGGCATGCTCTCGGGCATCAACATCGACGCCACCGTCAAGCTGGCCCAAGCGCTGACCATCCCGGTGATCGCTTCGGGCGGTCTGTCGAACATGGCCGACATCGACCAGCTCTGCGCGGTCCAGTCCGAAGGCGTCGAGGGCGTGATCTGCGGCCGTGCCATCTACTCGGGCGACCTCGACTTCGCCGCCGCCCAGGCGCGCGCGGACGCGCTGGCCGGCGCCTGA
- a CDS encoding AAA family ATPase, which produces MLSALAIANYRSLRQLTVPLGRLTVVTGANGSGKSSVYRAMRLLADIANGGVIRSLVREGGLSSTLWAGPERFSAAMLRGDVPVQGTTRSEPVALKLGFAGAEADDFGYAIDIGLPPPIPSTAFSRDPQIKHEAIWSGPLLRPATHLVDRPIPAFASMMTEHADPRDAPEMLTLREQMRSWRFYDHFRSDAEAPARQPQLGTYTPVLANDGADLAAALQTIREIGDGEALDSAVDDAFPGARIEVHANGDRFETLMHQHGLLRPLTAAELSDGTLRYLLWIAALLTPRPPALLVLNEPETSLHPDLLPALGRLIAQAARVSQVIVVSHAARLIAALDDSDGLQPVVLEKRFGETRIANLDMSEMPRWEWPAR; this is translated from the coding sequence GTGCTCTCCGCGCTCGCCATTGCCAACTACCGCTCGCTGCGCCAGCTGACGGTGCCGCTGGGCCGGCTCACGGTGGTCACCGGCGCCAACGGCAGCGGCAAGTCGAGCGTGTACCGCGCGATGCGGCTGCTGGCCGACATCGCCAACGGCGGCGTGATCCGCTCGCTGGTGCGCGAGGGCGGGCTGTCTTCCACGCTGTGGGCCGGGCCCGAGCGGTTTTCGGCGGCCATGCTGCGCGGCGACGTGCCGGTGCAGGGCACCACGCGCAGCGAGCCGGTGGCGCTGAAGCTGGGCTTCGCCGGCGCCGAGGCCGACGATTTCGGCTACGCCATCGACATCGGCCTGCCGCCGCCGATCCCATCGACCGCCTTCTCGCGCGACCCGCAGATCAAGCACGAGGCGATCTGGAGCGGCCCGTTGCTGCGCCCCGCCACGCACCTCGTCGACCGGCCGATTCCGGCCTTCGCCAGCATGATGACCGAGCACGCCGACCCGCGCGACGCGCCCGAGATGCTCACGCTGCGCGAGCAGATGCGTTCCTGGCGCTTCTACGACCACTTCCGCTCGGACGCCGAGGCGCCCGCGCGCCAGCCGCAGCTGGGCACCTACACGCCCGTGCTTGCCAACGACGGCGCCGACCTGGCCGCGGCCCTGCAGACCATCCGCGAGATCGGCGACGGCGAGGCGCTCGACAGCGCCGTGGACGACGCCTTTCCAGGCGCCCGCATCGAGGTGCATGCGAACGGCGACCGCTTCGAGACGCTGATGCACCAGCACGGCCTGTTGCGGCCGCTGACGGCGGCGGAGCTGTCGGACGGCACCCTGCGCTACCTGCTGTGGATCGCGGCGCTGCTGACGCCCCGGCCGCCCGCGCTGCTGGTGCTCAACGAGCCCGAGACCAGCCTGCACCCCGACCTGCTGCCTGCGCTCGGCCGCCTCATCGCGCAGGCGGCGCGCGTGTCGCAGGTGATCGTGGTGTCGCATGCGGCGCGCCTGATCGCCGCCTTGGACGACAGCGACGGCCTGCAACCGGTGGTACTCGAAAAACGCTTCGGGGAGACCCGCATCGCGAACCTCGACATGAGCGAGATGCCGCGCTGGGAGTGGCCGGCGCGGTAG
- a CDS encoding amino acid ABC transporter substrate-binding protein, whose translation MKRIGTYLPPAVAALLLAAAALVALPTGTAQAQALLTGTLAKARETGAITIGYRESSVPFSYLNARKEPIGYSIELCRALVTAIEDTVNKSLTIKWEPVTSDSRFDAVASGKVDLECGSTTHNLERQKRASFSPTMFVSGTKVLVKKGSPIKSFRDLAGKKVAVTAGTTNEKTLRDLSQKFKLNIELKVARDHAESFGLVKSGQADAFATDDVLLYGLIAQDAAKADYEVVGDFLSYDPYGIMYRKGDAQLGKVINDTFQVLAEDGEIERQYKRWFLRKLPSGESLNLPMSAQLETIIQTMAVKAE comes from the coding sequence ATGAAGCGCATCGGCACGTACCTGCCACCCGCTGTCGCCGCGTTGCTGCTGGCGGCTGCGGCCCTCGTGGCCCTGCCGACCGGAACCGCGCAGGCACAGGCGCTCCTGACCGGCACGCTGGCCAAGGCCCGCGAGACGGGCGCCATCACCATCGGCTACCGAGAGTCGTCCGTGCCCTTTTCGTACCTGAATGCGCGCAAGGAACCGATCGGCTACTCGATCGAGCTGTGCCGCGCGCTGGTGACGGCCATCGAAGACACGGTCAACAAGAGCCTGACGATCAAGTGGGAGCCCGTCACCTCCGACTCGCGCTTCGATGCGGTCGCCAGCGGCAAGGTCGACCTGGAATGCGGCTCCACCACCCACAACCTCGAACGCCAGAAGCGCGCGAGCTTCTCGCCCACGATGTTCGTCTCGGGCACCAAGGTGCTGGTGAAAAAGGGCTCGCCGATCAAGTCGTTCCGCGACCTGGCCGGCAAGAAGGTGGCGGTGACGGCCGGCACCACCAACGAGAAGACGCTGCGTGACCTGTCGCAGAAGTTCAAGCTCAACATCGAGCTGAAAGTGGCACGCGACCATGCGGAATCGTTCGGGCTCGTCAAGAGCGGGCAGGCCGATGCCTTCGCGACCGATGACGTGCTGCTCTACGGCCTGATCGCACAGGACGCGGCGAAGGCCGATTACGAGGTGGTGGGCGACTTTCTTTCCTACGACCCTTACGGAATCATGTACCGCAAGGGCGACGCGCAACTGGGCAAGGTGATCAACGACACCTTCCAGGTGCTGGCCGAAGACGGCGAGATCGAGCGGCAGTACAAGCGCTGGTTCCTGCGCAAGCTGCCCTCTGGTGAGAGCCTCAATCTGCCGATGAGCGCGCAGCTGGAAACGATCATCCAGACGATGGCGGTGAAGGCCGAGTAG
- a CDS encoding dicarboxylate/amino acid:cation symporter: MKKKLPMAAWILIAMVLGIIVGYMIFTSFPDKKAAKEIAGYVAIVSDVFLRLIKMLIGPLVFSTLVVGIAHMGDAKSVGRVFFKSIGWFLTASLISLIIGLVMANVLQPGANINAVIPDAGTVTNIATSKFTIKEFVNHTVPKSFAEAMANNEILQIVVFSMFFGVALASLGDKAKTLIAAIEELSHAMLKITGYVMKLAPLAVLAAMAATVAENGLKILLDLAVFMRDFYFGLFVLWGVLILAGFLFLGPRIFKLLVLIKEAFLLSFATASSEAAYPKILQALDRFGVKRKISSFVMPMGYSFNLDGSMMYCTFAVLFIAQAYNIHMPISTQITMLLILMLTSKGMAGVPRASLVVIAATLSHFDIPDAGLLLILGVDTFLDMGRSATNAVGNSVATAVVAKWEGELLSESDAEVNAKALDEEANATLAHPAHA; this comes from the coding sequence ATGAAGAAAAAGCTGCCCATGGCCGCCTGGATCCTGATCGCCATGGTGCTCGGCATCATCGTCGGTTACATGATCTTCACGAGCTTTCCGGACAAGAAGGCCGCCAAGGAAATCGCCGGCTACGTGGCCATCGTGTCGGACGTGTTTCTGCGCCTGATCAAGATGCTGATCGGCCCGTTGGTGTTCTCGACACTGGTGGTCGGTATCGCGCACATGGGTGACGCCAAATCGGTCGGCCGCGTGTTCTTCAAATCGATCGGCTGGTTCCTCACCGCTTCGCTGATCTCCCTGATCATCGGCCTCGTCATGGCCAATGTGCTGCAGCCCGGCGCCAACATCAATGCGGTGATACCGGACGCCGGCACCGTCACCAACATCGCCACCTCGAAGTTCACGATCAAGGAGTTCGTGAACCACACGGTTCCCAAATCGTTCGCCGAGGCGATGGCCAACAACGAGATCCTGCAGATCGTGGTGTTCTCGATGTTCTTCGGCGTGGCACTGGCCTCGCTGGGCGACAAGGCCAAGACGCTGATTGCCGCCATCGAAGAGCTGTCGCACGCCATGCTCAAGATCACGGGCTACGTCATGAAGCTCGCGCCGCTCGCGGTGCTGGCCGCCATGGCCGCCACCGTCGCCGAAAACGGTCTCAAGATCCTGCTGGATCTCGCTGTTTTCATGCGCGACTTCTACTTCGGCCTGTTCGTGCTGTGGGGCGTGCTGATCCTGGCGGGCTTCCTGTTCCTGGGCCCGCGAATCTTCAAGCTGCTCGTGCTCATCAAGGAAGCCTTCCTGCTGTCCTTTGCCACGGCGAGTTCCGAAGCGGCCTATCCGAAGATCCTGCAGGCGCTCGACCGCTTCGGCGTCAAGCGCAAGATCTCCAGCTTCGTGATGCCGATGGGCTACTCGTTCAACCTCGACGGCTCGATGATGTACTGCACCTTCGCCGTGCTGTTCATCGCGCAGGCCTACAACATCCACATGCCGATCAGCACGCAGATCACCATGCTGCTGATCCTGATGCTCACCTCGAAGGGCATGGCCGGCGTGCCGCGCGCTTCGCTGGTGGTGATCGCGGCCACGCTGTCCCACTTCGACATTCCCGATGCGGGCCTGCTGCTGATCCTGGGCGTGGACACCTTCCTGGACATGGGCCGCTCGGCCACCAACGCGGTCGGCAACTCCGTCGCCACCGCCGTCGTGGCCAAGTGGGAAGGCGAGCTGCTCTCCGAGAGCGACGCCGAGGTCAACGCCAAGGCGCTCGACGAGGAAGCCAACGCGACGCTCGCCCACCCGGCGCACGCGTGA
- a CDS encoding D-hexose-6-phosphate mutarotase, which translates to MDIRSIEFRGQPALHAEAADGSTLTVALHGAQVLSWAPARGGERLYLSPKAVFDGQTAIRGGIPLCCPQFNQRGMLPKHGFMRNLPWIREESGAPDTLRLVLRDNDATRRLWPHAFEARLDATLAAGQLRTALTLTNTGDAPWPFSAALHTYLRVDDIATARLEGLQGAPRWDAVRDVRQTETAAALQFDAEFDSVYTAPAQPLRLVQPGGTLEITQSETCTETVVWNPGAALGATLADMPAEGFRHMLCVEAARIDEPVVLAPGAQWQGWQQLRVL; encoded by the coding sequence ATGGATATCCGCTCGATCGAGTTTCGAGGCCAGCCGGCGTTGCACGCCGAGGCGGCCGATGGCAGCACCCTGACGGTCGCGCTGCATGGCGCCCAGGTGCTTTCCTGGGCCCCGGCCCGCGGTGGGGAGCGACTGTATCTGAGTCCGAAGGCCGTTTTTGACGGCCAAACCGCCATCCGCGGCGGCATTCCCCTGTGCTGCCCCCAGTTCAACCAGCGCGGCATGCTCCCCAAGCATGGCTTCATGCGCAATCTGCCTTGGATTCGCGAGGAATCGGGTGCGCCCGACACGCTGCGGCTCGTGCTGCGCGACAACGACGCCACCCGCCGGCTCTGGCCGCATGCCTTTGAGGCGCGGCTGGACGCGACGCTCGCCGCCGGCCAGCTGCGCACCGCGCTCACCCTGACCAACACCGGCGACGCGCCCTGGCCGTTCTCGGCCGCGCTGCACACTTACCTGCGCGTGGACGACATCGCCACGGCGCGCCTCGAAGGCCTGCAGGGCGCGCCGCGCTGGGACGCCGTGCGCGATGTGCGCCAGACCGAAACGGCCGCCGCGCTGCAGTTCGACGCCGAGTTCGACAGCGTCTATACCGCCCCGGCACAGCCGCTGCGGCTGGTGCAGCCCGGCGGCACGCTCGAAATTACCCAGAGCGAAACCTGCACCGAAACCGTGGTCTGGAACCCCGGCGCCGCGCTCGGTGCGACACTCGCGGACATGCCCGCAGAGGGCTTCCGCCACATGCTCTGCGTCGAAGCGGCCCGCATCGACGAACCCGTCGTGCTGGCGCCCGGCGCCCAATGGCAGGGCTGGCAACAGCTCCGCGTTCTCTGA
- the hisF gene encoding imidazole glycerol phosphate synthase subunit HisF, with translation MLAKRIIPCLDVTGGRVVKGVNFLELRDAGDPVEIAARYNAQGADELTFLDITATSDGRDLILPIIEAVASQVFIPLTVGGGVRTVADVRRLLNAGADKTSFNSAAIADPQVISDAAQKYGSQCIVVAIDAKRRSPEDAATRGAGWDVYSHGGRKNTGLDVVQWATEMARRGAGEILLTSMDRDGTKSGFDLALTRAVSDAVNVPVIASGGVGSLDDLADGIQKGGADAVLAASIFHYGEYTVGQAKARMAERGIPVRIDA, from the coding sequence ATGCTTGCCAAACGCATCATTCCCTGCCTTGACGTCACCGGCGGCCGTGTCGTCAAGGGCGTCAACTTCCTCGAGCTGCGCGATGCCGGCGACCCGGTCGAAATCGCGGCGCGCTACAACGCGCAGGGCGCCGACGAACTCACCTTTTTGGACATCACGGCCACCAGCGACGGCCGCGACCTGATCCTGCCGATCATCGAAGCGGTGGCCTCGCAGGTCTTCATTCCGCTGACCGTGGGCGGCGGCGTGCGCACCGTGGCCGACGTGCGCCGGCTGCTCAACGCGGGCGCCGACAAGACCAGCTTCAACTCGGCCGCCATCGCCGACCCGCAGGTGATCAGCGACGCGGCCCAGAAGTACGGCTCGCAGTGCATCGTGGTCGCCATCGACGCCAAGCGCCGCAGCCCCGAAGACGCCGCCACGCGCGGCGCGGGCTGGGACGTCTACAGCCACGGCGGGCGCAAGAACACCGGCCTCGATGTCGTGCAGTGGGCGACCGAGATGGCGCGCCGCGGCGCGGGCGAGATCCTGCTCACGAGCATGGACCGCGACGGCACCAAGAGCGGCTTCGACCTGGCCCTGACGCGCGCCGTGAGCGACGCGGTCAACGTGCCCGTGATCGCCTCGGGTGGCGTCGGCAGCCTCGACGACCTGGCCGACGGGATCCAGAAGGGCGGCGCCGACGCGGTGCTGGCCGCGAGCATCTTCCACTACGGCGAATACACGGTCGGGCAAGCCAAGGCCCGCATGGCCGAGCGCGGGATTCCCGTGCGCATCGACGCCTGA
- the hisI gene encoding phosphoribosyl-AMP cyclohydrolase: MNWLDEVKWDANGLVPVIAQEQGTNDVLMFAWMNREALEKTAELGRAVYFSRSRNKLWFKGEESGHVQTVHEIRLDCDNDVVLLKVTQLGHAPGIACHTGRHSCFFSKYEKGQWTVVEPVLKDPESIYK, translated from the coding sequence ATGAATTGGCTTGATGAAGTGAAGTGGGACGCGAACGGGTTGGTGCCCGTGATCGCCCAGGAACAAGGCACGAACGACGTGCTCATGTTTGCGTGGATGAACCGCGAGGCGCTCGAAAAGACCGCCGAGCTGGGCCGCGCGGTGTATTTCAGCCGCTCGCGCAACAAGCTGTGGTTCAAGGGCGAGGAATCGGGCCACGTGCAGACCGTGCACGAGATCCGCCTCGACTGCGACAACGATGTCGTGCTGCTCAAGGTGACGCAGCTCGGCCACGCGCCCGGCATCGCCTGCCACACCGGCCGCCACAGCTGCTTCTTCAGCAAGTACGAAAAGGGCCAGTGGACCGTGGTCGAGCCGGTCTTGAAAGACCCGGAGTCGATCTACAAATGA
- a CDS encoding phosphoribosyl-ATP diphosphatase: MSATVNDAHNTSDALARLAAVLESRLPANGGDPEKSYVARLLHKGPDAFLKKIGEEATEVVMAAKDADHGGDRSKIVNEVADLWFHTMVALAHYGFSPADVVAELERREGTSGIEEKALRKVQAREASND; the protein is encoded by the coding sequence ATGAGCGCCACAGTGAACGACGCCCACAACACCTCCGACGCACTCGCCCGCCTGGCCGCGGTGCTCGAAAGCCGCCTGCCCGCGAACGGCGGCGACCCCGAGAAAAGCTACGTTGCCCGGCTGCTGCACAAGGGCCCCGACGCCTTCCTCAAGAAGATCGGCGAGGAAGCCACCGAGGTCGTGATGGCCGCCAAGGACGCCGACCACGGCGGCGACCGCTCGAAAATAGTGAACGAAGTGGCCGACCTGTGGTTCCACACCATGGTGGCGCTGGCCCACTACGGTTTCTCGCCAGCCGACGTCGTCGCGGAGCTCGAGCGCCGCGAAGGCACCAGCGGCATCGAGGAAAAAGCCCTGCGCAAGGTGCAGGCCCGCGAAGCTTCCAACGACTGA
- a CDS encoding DUF4870 family protein codes for MANDIVNVEPDDSLKTWGWVSYVLHLIVAIGAVVPGAQASVLLLLIALLIDFVKRDDAAGTWQASHFSWRIRSVLWAGLLYIVTSWLWLLLFVPGWIAWSLISLWFLYRIVKGMIRMNDSRPMEPKDVI; via the coding sequence ATGGCCAATGACATCGTGAACGTGGAACCCGACGACTCCCTCAAGACCTGGGGCTGGGTCAGCTACGTGCTGCACCTGATCGTGGCCATCGGCGCGGTCGTGCCGGGCGCGCAGGCCTCCGTGCTGCTGCTGCTCATCGCGCTGCTGATCGACTTCGTGAAGCGCGACGACGCGGCCGGCACCTGGCAGGCCTCGCACTTCAGCTGGCGCATCCGCTCGGTGCTGTGGGCCGGCCTGCTGTACATCGTCACCTCGTGGCTCTGGCTGCTGCTGTTCGTGCCGGGCTGGATCGCCTGGAGCCTGATTTCGCTGTGGTTCCTCTACCGGATCGTGAAAGGCATGATCCGCATGAACGACAGCCGTCCCATGGAACCCAAAGATGTCATCTGA
- a CDS encoding histidine triad nucleotide-binding protein, with protein MSSDPNCVFCKIVEGKIPSRKVYEDDDLFGFHDISPWAPVHFMLVPKKHIASMAQLTPEDSALMGKIMTLAPQLALEQGCRPYPDGGYRVVVNTGAEGGQEVHHLHVHVMGGPRPWLRG; from the coding sequence ATGTCATCTGATCCGAACTGCGTCTTCTGCAAAATCGTCGAAGGCAAGATCCCCTCGCGCAAGGTCTACGAAGACGACGACCTGTTCGGCTTTCACGACATCTCGCCCTGGGCGCCGGTGCATTTCATGCTGGTGCCGAAGAAGCACATCGCCTCGATGGCGCAGCTCACGCCCGAGGATTCGGCGCTCATGGGCAAGATCATGACGTTGGCCCCCCAGCTGGCGCTGGAGCAGGGCTGCAGGCCCTATCCGGACGGCGGCTACCGCGTCGTCGTGAACACCGGCGCCGAAGGCGGGCAGGAGGTTCACCATCTCCATGTGCACGTCATGGGCGGCCCCCGCCCTTGGCTTCGCGGCTGA
- the tatA gene encoding Sec-independent protein translocase subunit TatA, with product MGSFSIWHWLIVLLVVVMIFGTKKLRNMGSDLGGAVKGFKDGMKDGSASPDASTTSTPTQQVTGQPANSDKSTIDVEARQKS from the coding sequence ATGGGTTCTTTTTCCATCTGGCACTGGCTGATCGTGCTGCTCGTCGTGGTCATGATCTTCGGCACCAAGAAGCTGCGGAACATGGGTTCGGATCTCGGTGGCGCCGTCAAGGGCTTCAAGGACGGCATGAAGGACGGCTCGGCCTCCCCCGATGCCTCCACCACGTCGACCCCCACGCAGCAAGTGACCGGCCAGCCGGCCAACAGCGACAAGTCGACGATCGACGTCGAAGCGCGCCAGAAGTCCTGA